From one Macrobrachium nipponense isolate FS-2020 chromosome 37, ASM1510439v2, whole genome shotgun sequence genomic stretch:
- the LOC135209286 gene encoding zinc finger BED domain-containing protein 5-like, with amino-acid sequence MAAAVIVETKGGVSDFQGGHEPQVNGRTLHGQTDLWKCRVQQGNAASFRNLDSALADSNLDSDLKQQIITHLSDLKAEFIRYFLDIDDKREAWKFIRNPFQCEVADVADEVQEEFLELKFNSTAKEDFKDMDLETFWVKYLPVYPLISHQALRILTMFGSTYLCETAFSTLVAIKTKYRNRLNVEGDLRCPLLSIRPRIQDLVSKKQCQMSH; translated from the coding sequence GGGGGCGTCAGTGATTTCCAAGGGGGGCACGAGCCTCAGGTGAACGGAAGAACTCTTCATGGCCAAACTGACCTCTGGAAATGTCGGGTTCAGCAGGGAAATGCAGCCAGTTTTAGGAACTTGGATTCTGCTCTCGCTGACAGTAACCTCGACTCTGACTTAAAGCAACAAATAATCACTCATCTAAGTGACTTGAAAGCAGAATTCATCAGATACTTCCTAGATATAGATGACAAGCGTGAAGCCTGGAAATTCATCAGGAACCCATTTCAATGTGAAGTAGCTGATGTTGCTGATGAAGTCCAAGAAGAGTTCCTAGAATTGAAGTTCAACTCTACTGCTAAAGAAGACTTCAAAGATATGGATTTGGAGACGTTCTGGGTCAAATACCTTCCTGTTTACCCTCTCATCTCACATCAGGCTCTTCGGATTCTAACAATGTTTGGATCCACATATCTATGTGAAACTGCATTTTCCACGCTCGTTGCTATCAAAACCAAGTACAGAAACCGCCTGAACGTTGAAGGGGACTTACGTTGTCCACTCTTAAGCATTCGACCACGTATTCAAGATCTGGTATCTAAGAAGCAGTGTCAAATGTCTCACTAA